One Thermus sp. CCB_US3_UF1 DNA window includes the following coding sequences:
- the dctP gene encoding TRAP transporter substrate-binding protein DctP: MKETRRSFIRKVATGVAASAAFSPLAIAQAPRFRWRIQSAWDAGTVGYTLFQRFAERVKELTDGQIEIQTFPAGAVVGTFDMFDAVKTGVLDGMHPFTLYWAGRMPVTAFLSSYPLGLDRPDQWETWYYALGGLDLARRAFEEQGLFYVGPVQHDYNLIHSKKPIKSFEDFKGVKLRVPGGMIADVFSAAGAATVLLPGGEVYPALERGVIDAADFVGPAVNYNLGFHQVTKYIIMGPPETPCIHQPVDLADITLNLSRWRAVPKNLQERFEAAVHEWSWIHYAGIQKANLETWPKYKAAGVQIIRLTTVDVRKFRRVAIPIWFKWAKQDKYAREAFASQLEYMKALGYVTDADVRGLSL; encoded by the coding sequence ATGAAGGAAACCCGGAGAAGCTTCATCCGTAAGGTAGCCACCGGCGTAGCGGCCAGTGCCGCCTTCAGCCCCTTGGCCATCGCCCAGGCCCCCCGGTTCCGCTGGCGCATCCAGTCCGCTTGGGACGCGGGTACCGTGGGCTATACCCTCTTCCAGCGGTTCGCCGAGCGGGTCAAGGAGCTCACCGACGGCCAGATTGAGATCCAGACCTTCCCCGCCGGGGCGGTGGTGGGCACCTTTGACATGTTTGACGCGGTGAAGACCGGGGTCCTGGACGGGATGCACCCCTTCACCCTTTACTGGGCAGGGCGGATGCCGGTCACCGCCTTCCTCTCCTCCTACCCCTTGGGCCTGGACCGCCCGGACCAGTGGGAAACCTGGTACTACGCCCTAGGCGGCCTGGACCTGGCCCGCAGGGCCTTTGAGGAGCAGGGGCTTTTCTACGTGGGCCCAGTGCAGCACGACTACAACCTCATCCACTCCAAGAAACCCATCAAAAGTTTTGAGGACTTCAAGGGGGTAAAACTCCGGGTGCCCGGGGGTATGATAGCCGACGTTTTTTCTGCGGCCGGTGCAGCCACAGTTCTTTTGCCTGGCGGCGAGGTCTACCCCGCCCTGGAACGGGGGGTGATCGACGCCGCGGACTTCGTGGGCCCGGCGGTGAACTACAACCTGGGCTTCCACCAGGTGACCAAGTACATCATCATGGGCCCGCCGGAAACCCCCTGCATCCACCAGCCCGTGGACCTGGCGGACATCACCCTGAACCTCTCCCGCTGGCGGGCGGTGCCCAAGAACCTGCAGGAGCGGTTTGAGGCCGCGGTGCACGAGTGGAGCTGGATCCACTACGCCGGGATCCAGAAGGCCAACCTGGAAACCTGGCCCAAGTACAAGGCCGCCGGGGTGCAGATCATCCGCCTTACCACGGTGGACGTGCGCAAGTTCCGCCGGGTGGCCATCCCCATCTGGTTCAAGTGGGCCAAGCAGGACAAGTACGCCCGCGAGGCCTTTGCCAGCCAGCTGGAGTACATGAAGGCCCTGGGCTACGTGACCGATGCCGACGTGCGGGGGTTGAGCCTCTAG
- the asnS gene encoding asparagine--tRNA ligase, whose amino-acid sequence MRVFIHEIAQYAGQEVELRGWLYGKRSKGKIHFLILRDGTGFLQATVVKGEVPEEVFRQADHLPQETALKAFGLVREDPRAPGGYELAVRGLEVVSLPQGEYPIGPKEHGIDFLMDHRHLWLRHRRPFAVMRIRDELERAIHDFFAERGFLRFDAPILTPSAVEGTTDLFEVNLFDGEKAYLSQSGQLYAEAGALAYGKVYTFGPTFRAERSKTRRHLLEFWMVEPEVAFMTHEENMALQEALVSYLVGRVLERRAKELELLERDPKALEPAAQGHYPRLTYKEAVALVNRLREKDPEIPPLPYGEDFGAPHEAALSRQFDRPVFVERYPARIKAFYMEPDPEDPELVLNDDLLAPEGYGEIIGGSQRIHDLERLRQKIREFGLPEEVYGWYLDLRRFGSVPHAGFGLGLERTVAWICGLAHVREAIPFPRMYTRLRP is encoded by the coding sequence ATGCGGGTCTTCATCCACGAGATCGCCCAGTATGCGGGCCAGGAGGTGGAGCTTAGGGGCTGGCTTTACGGGAAGCGCTCCAAGGGCAAGATCCATTTCCTCATCCTGCGGGACGGAACAGGCTTCCTCCAGGCCACGGTGGTCAAGGGGGAGGTGCCGGAGGAGGTCTTCCGGCAGGCGGACCACCTGCCCCAGGAAACCGCCCTCAAGGCCTTCGGCCTGGTGCGGGAAGACCCCAGGGCCCCCGGGGGGTACGAGCTGGCCGTGCGGGGCCTCGAGGTGGTCTCCCTCCCCCAGGGGGAGTACCCCATCGGCCCCAAGGAGCACGGCATTGACTTCCTCATGGACCACCGCCACCTCTGGCTCCGCCACCGCCGCCCCTTCGCGGTGATGCGTATCCGGGACGAGCTGGAAAGGGCTATCCACGACTTCTTCGCTGAGCGGGGCTTCCTCCGCTTTGACGCCCCCATCCTCACCCCTAGCGCCGTGGAGGGCACCACGGACCTCTTTGAGGTGAACCTCTTTGACGGGGAGAAGGCCTACCTCTCCCAGTCCGGCCAGCTCTACGCCGAGGCCGGGGCCCTGGCCTACGGTAAGGTCTATACCTTCGGCCCCACCTTCCGCGCCGAGCGCTCCAAAACCCGGCGCCACCTCCTGGAGTTCTGGATGGTGGAGCCCGAGGTGGCCTTCATGACCCATGAGGAGAACATGGCCCTCCAGGAGGCCTTGGTGAGCTACCTGGTGGGCCGGGTCCTGGAAAGGCGGGCCAAGGAGCTGGAACTCTTGGAACGCGACCCCAAGGCCCTGGAGCCCGCAGCCCAAGGCCACTACCCCCGCCTCACCTACAAGGAGGCCGTGGCCCTGGTGAACCGCCTGCGGGAGAAGGACCCCGAAATCCCCCCCCTCCCCTATGGGGAGGACTTCGGCGCCCCCCACGAGGCCGCCCTCAGCCGCCAGTTTGACCGGCCCGTCTTTGTGGAACGTTACCCCGCCCGCATCAAGGCCTTCTACATGGAGCCCGACCCCGAGGACCCTGAGCTGGTCCTCAACGACGACCTCCTGGCCCCTGAGGGGTACGGGGAGATCATCGGGGGAAGCCAGAGGATCCACGACCTGGAGCGCCTGAGGCAGAAGATCCGGGAGTTCGGCCTGCCCGAGGAGGTCTACGGCTGGTACCTGGACCTCCGCCGCTTCGGCAGCGTCCCCCATGCGGGCTTCGGCCTGGGCCTGGAGCGCACCGTGGCTTGGATCTGCGGCCTGGCCCACGTGCGGGAGGCCATCCCCTTCCCCCGCATGTACACCCGCCTGCGCCCCTAG
- the pdxT gene encoding pyridoxal 5'-phosphate synthase glutaminase subunit PdxT — protein sequence MRGVVGVLALQGDFREHKEALRRLGLEAQEVRKRAHLEGLKALVVPGGESTTIGKLAREYGIEEEVRRRVEEGSLAVFGTCAGAIWLAKEILGYPEQPRLGVLDVAVERNAFGRQVESFEEELPVRGFAEPFHAVFIRAPVFRRLGPGVEVLAELDGLPVLVRQGKVLASAFHPELTTDPRLHRYFLELAGL from the coding sequence ATGAGGGGCGTGGTCGGCGTACTGGCCTTACAGGGGGATTTTCGCGAGCACAAGGAAGCCCTCAGGCGCCTGGGCCTCGAGGCCCAAGAGGTGCGGAAGAGGGCGCACCTGGAGGGCCTAAAGGCCCTGGTGGTCCCCGGGGGGGAGTCCACCACCATCGGCAAGCTGGCCCGGGAGTACGGGATTGAGGAGGAGGTGCGCCGCCGGGTGGAGGAGGGGTCCTTGGCCGTCTTCGGCACCTGCGCCGGGGCCATCTGGCTGGCCAAGGAGATCCTGGGCTACCCCGAGCAGCCCCGCCTGGGCGTGCTGGACGTGGCCGTGGAGCGGAACGCTTTTGGGCGGCAGGTGGAGAGCTTTGAGGAAGAGCTTCCCGTCCGGGGGTTTGCCGAGCCCTTCCACGCCGTCTTCATCCGCGCCCCCGTTTTCCGCCGCCTGGGGCCGGGGGTGGAGGTGCTGGCAGAGCTGGATGGCCTTCCCGTCCTGGTGCGCCAGGGCAAGGTCCTGGCCAGCGCCTTCCACCCTGAGCTGACGACGGATCCCAGGCTCCACCGCTACTTCCTGGAGCTGGCCGGGCTTTAG
- the aspS gene encoding aspartate--tRNA ligase yields the protein MRRTHYAGSLRAEHAGEEVVLEGWVSRRRDLGGLIFLDLRDREGLVQLVAHPESPAYPVAERVRSEWVVRAKGVVRLRPEANPRLATGQVEVALTSLEVLAEAKTPPFPLDPGWRGEEEKEASEELRLKYRYLDLRRKRMQENLRLRHRVIKAIWDFLDREGFVQVETPFLTKSTPEGARDFLVPYRHQPGLFYALPQSPQLFKQMLMVAGLDRYFQIARCFRDEDLRADRQPDFTQMDLEMSFVEVEDVLSLNERLMAHVFREALGVELALPFPRLPYGEAMERYGSDKPDTRFGLELKEVGHLFRESAFAPFRQAERVKALVVPQALSRKEIAELEEVAKRHGAGGLAWARVEEGGFSGSVAKFLDSIREALLEALGAKVGETLLFVAGPWRKAAEALGQVRLRLAERLALPREGFRFLWVVDFPLLEWDEERGAWTYMHHPFTHPHPEDLPLLDTEPGRVRALAYDLVLNGTEVGGGSIRIHDPHLQARMFRVLGIGEEEQREKFGFFLEALEYGAPPHGGIAWGLDRLLALMTGSPSIREVIAFPKNKEGKDPLTGAPSPVSEEQLRELGLKVVGHG from the coding sequence ATGCGCCGTACCCACTACGCCGGGAGTCTTAGGGCCGAGCACGCGGGGGAGGAGGTGGTTCTGGAGGGCTGGGTAAGCCGCCGCCGGGACCTGGGGGGGCTTATCTTCCTGGACCTCCGGGACCGGGAAGGGTTGGTCCAGCTGGTGGCCCACCCGGAAAGCCCCGCCTACCCCGTGGCGGAAAGGGTGCGCTCGGAGTGGGTGGTGCGGGCCAAGGGAGTGGTGCGCCTCCGCCCCGAGGCCAACCCGCGCCTGGCCACGGGGCAGGTGGAGGTGGCCCTCACCTCCTTGGAGGTGCTGGCCGAGGCCAAAACCCCTCCCTTCCCCCTGGACCCCGGCTGGCGGGGGGAGGAGGAAAAGGAAGCCTCGGAGGAGCTTCGGCTCAAGTACCGCTACCTGGACCTGCGCCGCAAGCGCATGCAGGAGAACCTGCGCCTGCGCCACCGGGTCATCAAGGCCATCTGGGACTTCCTGGACCGGGAAGGCTTTGTCCAGGTGGAAACCCCCTTCCTCACCAAAAGCACCCCGGAAGGGGCCCGGGACTTCCTGGTGCCCTACCGCCACCAGCCCGGCCTCTTCTACGCCCTGCCCCAGTCCCCCCAGCTCTTCAAGCAGATGCTGATGGTGGCGGGCCTGGACCGCTACTTCCAGATCGCCCGCTGCTTCCGCGACGAGGACCTGAGGGCCGACCGCCAGCCCGACTTCACCCAGATGGACCTGGAGATGAGCTTCGTGGAGGTGGAGGACGTCCTCTCCCTCAACGAGCGCCTCATGGCCCACGTGTTCCGCGAGGCCCTGGGGGTGGAGCTTGCCCTGCCCTTCCCCCGCCTCCCCTACGGGGAGGCCATGGAGCGGTACGGCTCGGACAAGCCCGATACCCGTTTTGGCCTCGAGCTCAAGGAGGTGGGGCACCTCTTCCGGGAAAGCGCCTTTGCCCCTTTCCGCCAGGCGGAACGGGTAAAGGCCCTGGTGGTGCCCCAGGCCCTTTCCCGCAAGGAGATCGCCGAACTGGAGGAGGTGGCCAAGCGCCACGGGGCGGGGGGGCTGGCCTGGGCCCGGGTGGAGGAGGGAGGGTTCTCCGGAAGCGTGGCCAAGTTCCTGGACTCCATCCGGGAAGCCCTGCTGGAAGCCCTGGGGGCCAAGGTGGGGGAAACCCTCCTCTTCGTGGCCGGCCCTTGGCGGAAGGCCGCGGAGGCCTTGGGCCAGGTGCGGCTCAGGCTGGCGGAGAGGCTGGCCCTTCCCCGGGAGGGCTTCCGCTTCCTCTGGGTGGTGGACTTTCCCCTTCTGGAGTGGGACGAGGAGCGGGGGGCCTGGACCTACATGCACCACCCCTTCACCCACCCCCACCCGGAGGACCTGCCCCTTTTGGACACCGAGCCGGGCCGGGTGCGGGCCCTGGCCTACGACCTGGTGCTCAACGGGACCGAGGTGGGCGGGGGGTCCATCCGCATCCACGACCCCCATCTCCAGGCCCGGATGTTCCGGGTCCTGGGCATCGGAGAGGAAGAGCAGCGGGAAAAGTTCGGCTTCTTCCTCGAGGCCCTGGAGTACGGGGCCCCGCCCCACGGGGGGATCGCCTGGGGGCTGGACCGCCTCCTGGCCCTGATGACGGGAAGCCCCTCCATCCGCGAGGTCATCGCCTTTCCCAAGAACAAGGAGGGCAAAGACCCCCTCACCGGGGCCCCAAGCCCCGTTTCCGAGGAGCAGCTTCGCGAGCTGGGCCTCAAGGTGGTCGGGCATGGCTAG
- a CDS encoding TRAP transporter large permease subunit has protein sequence MPIETLTWLMFGSLFLLLLTGYPLAFLVGGVAVGFIAWLWSPEALALVPQRMWNNMTQYLLAAIPLFIFMASMLEKSGLIEEIFDVAYKWLGRVPGGLAVATVAASTVLAAMVGVIGAAVVTMALVALPSMLRRGYSPVLAAGTVMAGGTLGILIPPSVLAIIYGLVANQSVGELYLGSVLPGLVLSGLYMLFSVVYALVNPKGAPRIPPEEAPSWRERWRALRSIWAPLVLIFLVLGTIFLGLAAPTEAAAVGAFGAMGVAALHRRLSWKNLRLALEQTAKATAMVLWIIFGANAFVAFYVAQGGDRYISELLLSTGLSPWGILILMQLILIILGMFLDWVGILLLAVPVFVPIIRQLGFDPLWFGVLYLVNMQMSFLSPPFGYALFYVRGVAPQIPMGVIYRAALPFLLLQILGLALVMLFPGLATWLPSLVYGR, from the coding sequence ATGCCCATTGAAACCCTCACCTGGCTGATGTTCGGCAGCCTCTTCCTCCTCCTTCTCACCGGGTATCCCCTGGCCTTCCTGGTGGGGGGGGTGGCCGTGGGCTTCATCGCCTGGCTTTGGAGCCCCGAGGCCCTGGCCCTGGTGCCCCAGCGCATGTGGAACAACATGACCCAGTACCTGCTGGCGGCCATCCCCCTTTTCATCTTCATGGCCTCCATGCTGGAGAAATCGGGGCTCATTGAGGAGATCTTCGATGTGGCCTACAAGTGGCTGGGCCGGGTGCCGGGGGGGCTGGCGGTGGCCACGGTGGCCGCTTCCACGGTGCTGGCGGCCATGGTGGGGGTGATCGGGGCGGCGGTGGTCACCATGGCCCTGGTGGCCCTCCCCTCCATGCTGCGGCGGGGGTATAGCCCGGTGCTGGCCGCGGGCACGGTGATGGCCGGGGGTACCTTGGGCATCCTCATCCCCCCCAGCGTGCTGGCCATCATCTACGGCCTGGTGGCCAACCAGTCGGTGGGGGAGCTTTACCTGGGTTCGGTCCTGCCCGGACTGGTGCTTTCGGGGCTCTACATGCTCTTCTCCGTGGTCTACGCCCTGGTAAACCCCAAGGGGGCCCCCCGCATCCCCCCCGAAGAAGCCCCCTCTTGGCGGGAACGCTGGCGCGCCCTGCGGAGCATCTGGGCCCCCTTGGTCCTCATCTTCTTGGTTCTGGGCACCATCTTCCTGGGCCTGGCCGCCCCCACGGAGGCCGCGGCGGTGGGGGCCTTCGGAGCCATGGGGGTGGCCGCCCTCCACCGCAGGCTCAGCTGGAAGAACCTGCGCCTGGCCCTGGAGCAGACGGCCAAGGCCACGGCCATGGTCCTTTGGATCATCTTTGGGGCCAACGCCTTCGTGGCCTTCTACGTGGCCCAGGGGGGGGACCGCTACATCAGCGAGCTCCTCCTCAGCACGGGGCTTTCCCCCTGGGGGATCCTCATCCTCATGCAGCTCATCCTGATTATCCTGGGGATGTTCCTGGACTGGGTGGGGATCCTCCTCCTGGCGGTGCCGGTCTTCGTGCCCATCATCCGGCAGCTGGGCTTTGACCCCTTGTGGTTTGGGGTCCTCTACCTGGTCAACATGCAGATGTCCTTCCTCTCCCCGCCCTTCGGCTACGCCCTCTTCTACGTGCGGGGCGTGGCCCCCCAGATCCCCATGGGGGTCATCTACCGGGCCGCCCTCCCCTTTCTCCTCCTGCAGATCCTGGGGCTGGCCCTGGTCATGCTCTTCCCCGGCCTGGCCACCTGGCTGCCCAGCCTGGTCTACGGCAGGTGA
- a CDS encoding HAD family hydrolase has translation MVRLLFVDIDGTLVGKEGVPPCVWPAVEAVRERGIRLALLTGRPGRGEALGLARRLDPKGLHAFESGAVVLALAQDPHDPPATPLLVQALPQGAAKEAVRLARRLGLPLEGYTADGGFYVEGESPLLLEHQRLLGLEAEGADLLGLPSPLVRLQVLAGPQAPLGAFLEGLPPELEAHVAESPKMPGVRFVSLTQRGVSKLSAARFVAEAYGLSLAECGMVGDGENDLEVIRAVGLGIAMGNAPQSVQRAAKRVVAPVEACGLAEALRSLLG, from the coding sequence ATGGTGCGGCTCCTCTTTGTGGACATAGACGGCACCCTGGTGGGCAAGGAAGGGGTGCCCCCTTGCGTCTGGCCCGCGGTGGAGGCGGTGCGAGAGAGGGGGATCCGGCTTGCCCTCCTCACCGGGCGGCCCGGAAGGGGGGAGGCCTTGGGCCTGGCCCGCCGGCTAGACCCCAAGGGCCTCCACGCCTTTGAGTCGGGGGCCGTGGTCCTGGCCCTGGCCCAAGACCCCCACGACCCCCCCGCCACCCCCCTCCTGGTGCAGGCCCTGCCCCAAGGGGCGGCGAAGGAGGCGGTGCGCCTGGCCCGCCGGCTTGGCCTTCCCCTGGAGGGCTACACCGCGGACGGGGGGTTTTACGTGGAGGGGGAAAGCCCCCTCCTCCTGGAGCACCAGCGGCTTTTGGGCCTCGAGGCGGAGGGAGCGGACCTCCTCGGCCTCCCAAGCCCCCTGGTCCGCCTCCAGGTTCTGGCCGGGCCCCAAGCCCCCTTGGGGGCCTTCCTGGAGGGCCTGCCCCCGGAACTGGAAGCCCACGTGGCGGAAAGCCCCAAGATGCCCGGGGTGCGCTTCGTCTCCCTCACGCAACGAGGGGTGAGCAAGCTTTCCGCCGCCCGCTTCGTGGCCGAGGCCTACGGCCTCAGCCTGGCGGAGTGCGGCATGGTGGGGGACGGGGAAAACGACCTGGAGGTGATCCGGGCCGTGGGCCTGGGGATAGCCATGGGCAACGCGCCCCAAAGCGTCCAGCGGGCCGCCAAGCGGGTGGTGGCCCCCGTGGAGGCCTGCGGCCTGGCCGAGGCCCTTCGCTCCCTCCTCGGGTAG
- a CDS encoding PhzF family phenazine biosynthesis protein, giving the protein MARIPYVIVDAFASTPGAGNRVALVLDARGMTAEEMRATARRLAEPETAFVTERQGQVFAVRFFTPSGEVEFSGHAAVALGLTLVRLGLAPEGSQRLYLHTPTEALPVEILYQEGEPKKALVRGPAPRFRDLPPYQALKEALEALGSDERYLHRGLPYGVAYTGLWSLFVPLVAPGVVDALEPEMRLLSELSRRLEVATVHAYAPMGPRSFYARDFAPLLGIPEDPVTGSANAALGALLARAGVVPRREGRVALTIYQGHRLGNPGVVEVVVEYSPTGQPYGVQIGGEAAVVLSGEL; this is encoded by the coding sequence ATGGCTAGGATCCCCTACGTGATCGTGGACGCCTTCGCCTCCACCCCAGGGGCGGGCAACCGGGTGGCCCTGGTCCTGGACGCCCGGGGGATGACGGCGGAGGAGATGCGGGCCACCGCCCGCCGCCTGGCCGAGCCGGAAACCGCCTTCGTCACCGAGCGGCAGGGCCAGGTCTTCGCCGTGCGCTTCTTTACCCCTTCGGGGGAGGTGGAGTTCTCCGGGCACGCCGCCGTGGCCTTGGGCCTGACCCTGGTGCGCCTGGGCCTGGCCCCCGAAGGAAGCCAAAGGCTTTACCTCCACACCCCCACGGAGGCCCTACCGGTGGAGATCCTCTACCAGGAGGGGGAGCCCAAGAAGGCCCTGGTGCGGGGCCCCGCCCCCCGCTTCCGCGACCTTCCCCCCTACCAGGCCCTGAAGGAGGCCCTCGAGGCCCTGGGCTCGGACGAGCGCTACCTGCACCGGGGCCTGCCCTACGGCGTGGCCTACACCGGGCTTTGGAGCCTTTTCGTCCCCCTGGTGGCCCCGGGAGTGGTGGACGCCCTGGAGCCGGAGATGAGGCTCCTGAGCGAGCTCTCCCGCCGCCTGGAGGTGGCCACGGTCCACGCCTACGCCCCCATGGGCCCCAGGAGCTTCTACGCCCGGGACTTTGCCCCCCTCCTCGGCATCCCCGAGGACCCGGTGACGGGCTCGGCCAACGCCGCCTTAGGGGCGCTCCTGGCCCGGGCCGGGGTGGTGCCCAGGCGGGAGGGCCGGGTGGCCCTCACCATCTACCAGGGGCACCGCCTGGGCAACCCGGGGGTGGTGGAGGTGGTGGTAGAGTATAGCCCCACGGGCCAGCCCTACGGGGTGCAGATCGGGGGGGAGGCGGCGGTGGTCCTCTCGGGCGAGCTCTGA
- a CDS encoding TRAP transporter small permease subunit, whose protein sequence is MNTLLRLVGLVEAISLWSGRLAAWLTLAAVLILTVEVVRRYFFNAPTQWAHEVSTLLFGLLYVLTGAYALRERAHVGVDVFYARLSRKGKALVNLLGFVFLALFAGTLLVYGWKFFLASWQNREFSLANQAIPIYPFKLAIPLGAALLLLQGLANLVRDLLVLLGKEEDHAH, encoded by the coding sequence GTGAACACCCTCCTGCGCTTGGTGGGCCTCGTGGAGGCCATCAGCCTGTGGTCGGGCCGCCTGGCCGCCTGGCTGACCCTGGCCGCGGTCCTCATCCTGACGGTGGAAGTGGTGCGGCGCTACTTCTTCAACGCCCCCACCCAATGGGCCCATGAGGTTTCCACCTTGCTTTTCGGCCTCCTCTACGTCCTCACCGGGGCTTACGCCCTAAGGGAGCGGGCCCACGTGGGGGTGGACGTGTTCTACGCCCGGCTTTCCCGCAAAGGCAAAGCCCTGGTGAACCTTCTGGGCTTCGTCTTCCTGGCCCTTTTCGCGGGAACCCTTCTGGTCTACGGCTGGAAGTTCTTCCTGGCCTCCTGGCAGAACCGGGAGTTTTCCCTGGCCAACCAGGCCATCCCCATCTACCCCTTCAAGCTGGCCATCCCCCTAGGGGCGGCCTTGCTCCTCCTCCAGGGCCTGGCCAACCTGGTCCGCGACCTCTTGGTCCTCTTGGGCAAGGAGGAAGACCATGCCCATTGA
- the nhaA gene encoding Na+/H+ antiporter NhaA, whose protein sequence is MPHRPYPPLLEQFLASEAKGGILLFAAALLVFFLANTPWGAGYFALQQVPVGFRVGAFALEKPLLLWVNDLLMALFFLLVGLELKRELLSGELREPRRAGLAVAAALGGMAVPASLYLLLNPAPPEARGWGVPMATDIAFALGVLALLPRVPLGLKLFLTALAIVDDLGAVLVIALFYTEGLQGGYLAGAGLVLALALGLNRLGVRWLWPYLLLGLPLWYLVLQSGVHATLAGVLLALAIPLRRARPFQGATQAEEAEALEGELEALEEAVKEAQSPLHRLEHTLHPWVAYGVLPVFAFFNAGVDLNGLALGPVALGVALGLLVGKPLGVGLLAWLALRLGLGVLPEGVGFRALLGVGFLAGIGFTMALFIAGLAFSGELLDQAKVGVLSASLLAGLLGFLLVRAALDSPSP, encoded by the coding sequence ATGCCCCACAGGCCCTATCCGCCCCTCCTGGAGCAGTTTTTGGCCAGCGAGGCCAAGGGGGGTATCCTCCTTTTCGCGGCGGCCCTGCTGGTCTTTTTCCTGGCCAACACCCCTTGGGGGGCGGGCTATTTCGCCCTGCAGCAGGTGCCCGTGGGCTTTCGCGTGGGCGCCTTCGCCCTGGAAAAGCCCCTTCTCCTTTGGGTCAACGACCTCCTCATGGCCCTCTTCTTCCTCCTGGTGGGCCTGGAGCTCAAGCGGGAGCTCCTTTCCGGGGAACTCAGGGAGCCCAGACGGGCGGGCCTGGCGGTGGCCGCGGCCCTGGGGGGGATGGCGGTGCCCGCTTCCCTCTACCTCCTCCTCAACCCCGCCCCCCCCGAGGCCCGGGGCTGGGGGGTGCCCATGGCCACGGACATCGCCTTTGCCCTGGGGGTTCTGGCCCTTTTGCCCCGGGTTCCCTTGGGGCTCAAGCTCTTTCTCACCGCCTTGGCCATCGTGGACGACCTGGGGGCGGTCCTGGTCATCGCCCTCTTCTACACCGAGGGGCTCCAAGGGGGGTACCTGGCCGGGGCAGGCCTGGTCCTGGCCCTGGCCTTGGGGTTGAACCGGCTGGGGGTCCGGTGGCTTTGGCCCTACCTCCTCCTGGGCCTGCCCCTTTGGTACCTGGTCCTCCAGTCGGGGGTGCACGCCACCCTGGCGGGGGTGCTTCTGGCCCTGGCCATCCCCCTTAGGCGGGCCCGGCCCTTCCAAGGGGCCACCCAGGCGGAGGAGGCCGAGGCCCTGGAAGGGGAGCTGGAGGCCCTGGAAGAGGCGGTGAAGGAGGCGCAAAGCCCCTTGCACCGCTTGGAGCACACCCTGCACCCCTGGGTGGCCTATGGGGTCTTGCCCGTCTTTGCCTTTTTCAACGCCGGGGTGGACCTAAACGGCCTCGCCCTCGGCCCTGTGGCCCTGGGGGTGGCCCTGGGCCTCCTCGTGGGCAAACCCTTGGGGGTAGGGCTTTTGGCCTGGCTGGCCCTGCGCTTGGGCCTTGGGGTCCTGCCCGAGGGGGTGGGCTTCCGGGCCCTCCTGGGGGTGGGCTTCCTGGCCGGCATTGGCTTCACCATGGCCCTCTTCATCGCTGGCCTGGCCTTTTCCGGGGAGCTTTTGGACCAGGCCAAGGTGGGGGTGCTTTCCGCCTCCTTGCTGGCGGGCCTTTTGGGCTTCCTCTTGGTCCGCGCCGCCCTTGACAGCCCTTCCCCCTAG